One Oryza glaberrima chromosome 10, OglaRS2, whole genome shotgun sequence DNA segment encodes these proteins:
- the LOC127752787 gene encoding homocysteine S-methyltransferase 2-like encodes MSQQGEYHADMMAEFLRGSGGAAVIDGGLATELEANGADLKDALWSARCLFTCPDLIRKVHLDYLEAGASVLITGSYQATIQGFLSKGFSQEESESFLRRSVELACEARAIYLEKCSNGSDEAKDVTKYRKRPILIAASVGSYGAYLADGSEYSGDYGNEGTLEFLKNFHLRRLQVLAEAGPDVIVFETIPNKIETQAYVELLEECKLRIPAWFGFTSKDGVNVVSGDSLIECASIADSCKEVAAVGINCTPPRFIHELVLSIRKVTSKPILIYPNSGESYDPIRKEWVECSGISNEDFVSYVKKWHEAGASLIGGCCRTSPDTIRGISKALRGV; translated from the exons ATGAGTCAACAAGGGGAGTACCACGCCGACATGATGGCGGAGTTCCTgcgggggagcggcggcgcggccgtgaTTGACGGCGGGCTGGCGACGGAGCTGGAGGCCAACGGCGCCGACCTCAAGGACGCCCTCTGGAGCGCCCGGTGCCTCTTCACCTGCCCCGACCTCATCCGGAag GTTCATTTGGACTATCTTGAAGCTGGGGCAAGTGTTCTGATAACAGGATCATATCAG GCCACAATTCAGGGCTTCCTTTCAAAGGGATTTTCTCAGGAGGAAAGTGAATCATTCCTGAGGAGGAGTGTTGAACTAGCATGTGAAGCACGGGCTATTTACCTGGAAAAATGTTCTAACGGTTCGGACGAGGCCAAAGACGTAACAAAATACAGGAAGCGCCCAATACTAATTGCGGCATCAGTTGGTTCTTATGGAGCATACCTAGCAGATGGCTCTGAGTATAG TGGTGACTACGGTAATGAGGGCACTTTGGAGTTCCTCAAAAACTTTCATCTGAGAAGGCTTCAAGTCCTTGCTGAAGCTGGTCCTGATGTTATTGTTTTTGAAACTATTCCAAACAAAATTGAGACTCAG GCATATGTTGAACTACTAGAGGAGTGTAAATTACGTATTCCGGCATGGTTTGGTTTCACTTCAAAGGATGGAGTCAATGTAGTAAGTGGTGATTCCCTGATAGAGTGTGCCTCTATTGCCGATTCATGCAAGGAAGTTGCTGCAGTTGGTATTAATTGCACTCCCCCAAGATTTATCCATGAATTAGTTTTATCCATCCGGAAG GTGACAAGTAAACCAATATTAATATACCCAAATAGTGGTGAGAGCTATGATCCTATAAGAAAGGAATGGGTG GAATGCTCAGGGATTTCAAATGAGGATTTTGTTTCATATGTCAAAAAATGGCATGAGGCTGGGGCCTCACTGATAGGGGGTTGCTGCAGAACAAGTCCAGATACGATAAGAGGAATATCGAAGGCTCTGCGTGGAGTTTAG
- the LOC127752788 gene encoding pentatricopeptide repeat-containing protein At5g61370, mitochondrial-like codes for MMATLARRSMVALGRRALCSGSDLEAAAREVVCSGAGSLDEVGGALDRLGVAVSPAMVARVIDACSERMGSGRRLLRFLSWCRSKDAGGIGDEALDSAIAALARMGDLTAMRIAVADAEKDGRRMSPETFTVVVEALVKLGKEDEAVRLFRGLERQRLLPRRDAGDGGEGVWSSSLAMVQALCMKGHAREAQGVVWHHKSELSVEPMVSIVQRSLLHGWCIHGNAKEARRVLDDIKSSCTPLGLPSFNDYLHCLCHRNLKFNPSALVTEAMDVLAEMRSYGVTPDASSLNILLSCLGRARRVKESYRILYLMREGKAGCSPDWVSYYLVVRVLYLTGRIIRGKRLVDDMLESGVLPTAKFFHGLIGVLCGTEKVDHGLDMFRLMKRCQLVDTHTYDLLIEKLCRNGRFENGKELWDDAKKNGFMLGCSEDLLDPLKTEVFRPVCAAQKLSSQSNKRLVQKKKIVGHVILMDSTQEQQQDFGVLLKQGAEGRVFVSTFVGRKCVIKERFSKKYRHPLLDSKLTLKRLNAEARCMTKARKLGVPTPVLYAVDPLLHTLTFEYVDGLSVKDILLGFGSNGINEEQLIDIATQIGNAVGKLHDGGLVHGDLTTSNMIIKNNTNQLVLIDFGLSFISTIPEDKAVDLYVLERALISMHSSCGDVMEKILTAYRKVSKQWCATTNKLAQVRQRGRKRTMIG; via the exons ATGATGGCCACGCTCGCGAGGAGATCGATGGTGGCCTTGGGCCGTCGCGCTCTGTGCTCGGGCAGCGacctggaggcggcggcgcgcgaagTCGTGTGCTCCGGGGCGGGGAGCCTCGACGAGGTGGGCGGCGCGCTGGACCGCCTGGGCGTGGCCGTGTCGCCGGCCATGGTGGCGAGGGTGATCGATGCGTGTAGCGAGAGGATGGGTTCAGGGAGGAGGCTGCTGCGGTTCCTGTCCTGGTGCCGGTCCAAGGACGCCGGTGGAATTGGGGACGAGGCGTTGGATAGCGCGATCGCGGCGCTCGCCCGGATGGGGGACCTCACCGCGATGAggatcgccgtcgccgacgcggaGAAGGATGGCCGGAGGATGTCCCCGGAGACGTTCACCGTTGTCGTCGAGGCACTCGTGAAATTGGGGAAGGAGGATGAGGCTGTTCGGTTGTTTAGAGGCTTGGAGAGGCAGAGGTTGCTGCCTCGGCGCGACGCGGGTGATGGAGGGGAAGGCGTGTGGTCGAGCAGCCTTGCAATGGTGCAGGCATTGTGCATGAAGGGCCATGCTCGCGAGGCGCAGGGCGTCGTGTGGCACCACAAGAGCGAGCTCTCGGTAGAACCCATGGTTAGCATCGTTCAGCGTAGCCTGCTCCACGGGTGGTGCATCCATGGGAATGCGAAGGAAGCTCGGAGAGTCCTTGATGATATCAAGTCTTCGTGTACCCCACTGGGTTTGCCATCATTCAATGATTATCTGCACTGCCTGTGCCATAGGAACCTCAAGTTTAACCCTTCTGCGCTTGTCACTGAGGCTATGGACGTCTTAGCGGAGATGAGGTCCTATGGTGTCACCCCGGATGCATCTAGCCTCAACATCTTGCTTTCTTGTTTGGGACGAGCAAGAAGAGTGAAAGAATCATACAGAATCCTCTACTTGATGAGAGAAGGAAAGGCAGGGTGCTCCCCTGACTGGGTTAGTTACTATCTTGTGGTCAGGGTCCTGTATTTAACAGGGAGAATTATTAGAGGGAAAAGGCTTGTAGATGACATGCTTGAAAGTGGGGTGCTTCCGACTGCAAAGTTTTTCCATGGTCTCATAGGCGTTCTATGCGGGACTGAGAAAGTTGACCATGGGCTTGATATGTTCAGACTTATGAAGAGGTGTCAGTTAGTGGACACACATACCTATGATCTTCTTATAGAAAAGCTTTGTAGGAATGGGAGATTTGAGAATGgaaaggagttgtgggatgatGCTAAAAAGAATGGCTTTATGTTAGGATGTTCAGAGGATCTTTTGGATCCCCTGAAAACAGAGGTATTCAGACCAGTTTGTGCAGCACAAAAACTGAGTTCGCAGAGCAATAAGCGCTTGGTCCAAAAGAAGAAGATTG TAGGGCACGTTATACTTATGGACTCAACTCAGGAACAACAACAGGATTTTGGTGTGCTACTGAAgcagggggcggaggga AGGGTATTTGTTTCAACATTTGTGGGACGGAAGTGTGTAATCAAAGAGCGGTTTTCAAAGAAGTACCGACACCCATTGTTGGACTCAAAGTTGACTCTTAAACGCTTAAATGCT GAAGCTCGATGCATGACAAAAGCAAGAAAGCTTGGTGTTCCCACTCCAGTTCTTTATGCCGTGGACCCACTTCTGCATACATTAACCTTTGAGTATGTGGATGGCTTATCTGTGAAAGATATACTCCTTGGATTTGGGTCAAACGGGATCAATGAAGAACAACTCATTGACATTGCCACACAAATAGGAAATGCAGTTGGCAAACTACATGATGGAGGCCTTGTTCACGGTGATTTGACCACTTCAAATATGATAATCAAGAACAACACCAATCAACTC GTTCTTATTGATTTTGGTCTGAGTTTCATATCAACTATTCCTGAGGACAAAGCAGTGGACTTATATGTGCTTGAGAGAGCATTGATTTCTATGCATTCGTCATGTGGTGATGTG ATGGAGAAGATTCTCACGGCGTACAGAAAAGTTTCAAAGCAATGGTGCGCTACTACGAACAAGCTAGCTCAAG TCAGGCAACGTGGCAGAAAGCGAACAATGATTGGATGA
- the LOC127785775 gene encoding type I inositol polyphosphate 5-phosphatase 4-like, with the protein MRDGAKKSKLSWSKSLVLKWFNIRGKSHDFHGDDAAAAFGRRGGGGEDEWRSSSFSRRESCTVKKSRTERASRRSHERSRRSKIDLDAAEATVTLDYRIFVATWNVGGRAPPGSLSLDDWLRTSPPADIYVLGFQEIVPLNAGNVLGAEDNGPARKWVSLVRRTLNSLAGTGGGGGGGSGGGMRTPSPAPDPVVEMDDDFEGSSSRQNNPAAFFHRRSFNAGLSRSLRMDGDILGGGGGGGGAQPRLERRYSVNDRVMYGSRPSDYEANCRWGHPSDDGEIDDGGGESPSTVFSPMSYGYGAPPYMEESNGGAAHSRYCLVASKQMVGLFLMVWARREIKSDIRNLKVSCVGRGLMGYLGNKGSISVSMLLHQTSFCFVCSHLTSGQKDGDEHRRNSDVMEILRKTRFPMVYGQYERSPETILEHDRIIWLGDLNYRIALSYRSVKALVEMRNWKALLEKDQLRSEQRGGRVFPGWNEGRIYFPPTYKYSNNSDRYAGDDMNQKEKRRTPAWCDRILWYGRGLSQLSYVRGESRFSDHRPVYSMFSAEVESINHSRIQKMSCSSSQLDIEELLPYSYGYTDINPYGYTDLNFY; encoded by the exons ATGAGAGATGGCGCCAAGAAGAGCAAG CTGTCATGGTCCAAGAGCCTTGTGCTGAAGTGGTTCAACATCAGGGGGAAGTCCCATGACTTCCATGGCGATGATGCAGCTGCTGCATTTGGGAGGAGAG gaggaggaggagaggatgagtGGAGGAGCAGCAGCTTTTCCAGGAGGGAATCCTGCACGGTCAAGAAGAGCAGGACAG AGAGGGCGTCGCGGCGGAGCCACGAGCGGTCTCGCCGGAGCAAGATCGACCTCGACGCCGCGGAGGCCACCGTCACGTTGGACTACAG GATCTTCGTTGCCACGTGGAACGTgggcggccgcgcgccgccggggtCGCTGAGCCTCGACGACTGGCtccgcacctcgccgccggccgacatCTACGTCCTCGG GTTCCAGGAGATCGTGCCGTTGAACGCCGGCAACGTGCTCGGCGCGGAGGACAATGGCCCGGCGAGGAAGTGGGTGTCTCTGGTGCGGCGGACGCTGAACAGCCTCGCGGGcacgggcggtggcggcggaggcggaagtgGCGGGGGCATgaggacgccgtcgccggcgccggacccGGTGGTGGAGATGGACGACGACTTCGAGGGGTCGTCGTCGAGGCAGAACAACCCGGCGGCGTTCTTCCACCGCCGCTCGTTCAACGCTGGGCTCAGCCGGAGCCTCCGGATGGACGGCGacatcctcggcggcggcggcggcggcggcggcgcgcagccgAGGCTGGAGCGCCGGTACAGCGTCAACGACCGCGTCATGTACGGCAGCCGGCCGAGCGACTACGAGGCCAACTGCCGGTGGGGCCACCCGTCGGACGACGGCGagatcgacgacggcggcggcgagtcgcCAAGCACGGTGTTCTCGCCGATGTCGTACGGATACGGCGCGCCGCCGTACATGGAAGAGAGcaatggcggcgccgcccatTCTAG GTACTGCTTGGTTGCGAGCAAGCAAATGGTTGGATTGTTCCTGATGGTTTGGGCTAGGAGAGAAATAAAAAGTGACATAAGAAATCTCAAGGTGTCTTGTGTAGGGAGAGGATTGATGGGCTATCTTGGAAATAAG GGTTCGATTTCGGTTAGCATGTTGTTGCACCAAACAAGCTTCTGCTTCGTCTGTAGTCACCTCACATCGGGGCAGAAGGATGGTGATGAGCACCGCAGAAACTCCGATGTGAtggaaattttgagaaaaaccAGGTTCCCAATGGTTTATGGACAGTATGAGAGATCACCAGAGACTATTTTGGAGCATGA TCGGATCATTTGGCTTGGGGACCTAAATTATCGGATAGCGCTTTCCTACCGATCGGTGAAGGCTCTTGTGGAGATGCGCAATTGGAAAGCATTGCTTGAGAAAGATCAG CTGAGGAGCGAGCAAAGAGGCGGCCGCGTATTTCCTGGTTGGAATGAGGGGAGGATATATTTTCCTCCTACTTACAAATACTCAAATAATTCCGACAGATATGCAGGGGATGACATGAAccagaaagaaaagaggagaactCCAGCATG GTGCGACCGCATTTTATGGTATGGAAGGGGTCTTAGCCAACTCTCATATGTTCGAGGAGAGTCCCGCTTCTCGGATCATAGGCCTGTCTACAGCATGTTTAGTGCAGAAGTAGAATCGATCAATCACAGCCGAATTCAGAAAATGAGTTGTTCAAGCTCGCAATTGGACATCGAAGAATTGCTGCCCTACTCATATGGTTACACCGATATCAACCCATATGGATACACCGACCTCAACTTCTATTGA
- the LOC127752487 gene encoding pentatricopeptide repeat-containing protein At1g03100, mitochondrial isoform X1: MHQPCVQYIICLLVILLNPANTMQNSNICYISLSSFCSVVILLVHGRQMLRVGRICSRSSTRAVSSFLVGPRHLTGHESPHFLGSKCCWTNRTGAIGFLNTKLNIGSYGPCLSTLTETILVQAHDPSLLALEIENAIDQQRFDDAWRAYEKHIHMDGVPRKSVLSKLITGFAETCDAHWLNQSYNVVNHAFEEKSKLLEKEPLIFLSLALARSSLPNLSINVVRKLIKMEAYPPVAAWSAIIAHMCQTATGAFLAADMVMEIGYLFQNNRVDPRKKSNRPLLLMKPNSLTFNIILTASLLFGTTKKAEQLLELMPRIGLKPDVSSLIVMARIYEQNGHRDEIQKLRRHVNEACGLSESELRQFYDCLLSCHLKFGDLDSAVDMILDMLKKGKNTKRSLEAAKAVLEAVENNKIYLPYEKTKPVNSGSSNKSVCTDSQMLNYISFFKDKSFARLELDARELLKLLSGKLQEQVGLVKSEYGILYPTETMYAKLVKAFLEADKISALASFLVKASKEDSPVSVESSFVVQVINACISLGWLEQAHDLLDEMRFSGIRVGSTIYSSLLKAYCKEGHHEDDIAALLKDAQQAGIQLDPSCYEDLIQSRAHHNNTTGALNLFKELKSLNILKAGQNEFEMLVQGCNNNGAALTTKLVEEVRSGHPVNHAIHDWNNVIHFFCKKRLMHDAHKALGKMKALGHTPNAQTFHSLVTGYAAVGGKYVEVTDLWGEMKVLATSSSMNFDQELLDSLLYCFVRGGFFLRAMEVIEMMEKGKIFIDKYKYKSLWLKYHRTLYKGKAPKVQTEAQLKRREAALHFKRWIGLT, from the coding sequence ATGCATCAACCATGTGTCCAATACATTATTTGCTTGCTAGTTATTTTGTTGAATCCAGCTAACACGATGCAGAATTCTAACATTTGCTATATTAGTCTGAGTTCTTTTTGTTCTGTTGTGATCCTCCTTGTCCATGGCAGGCAAATGCTTCGTGTTGGGAGAATTTGTTCAAGATCTTCAACCCGTGCTGTTTCTTCATTCCTGGTGGGTCCAAGACATTTGACTGGTCATGAAAGCCCACATTTCTTGGGCTCCAAGTGTTGTTGGACTAACCGGACTGGTGCAATTGGGTTCCTGAACACAAAGCTAAATATTGGTAGTTATGGTCCATGCTTATCAACTCTTACTGAAACAATTCTGGTCCAAGCTCATGACCCATCCCTGCTAGCATTGGAGATAGAGAATGCAATTGATCAGCAGAGGTTTGATGATGCATGGAGGGCTTATGAGAAGCATATTCACATGGATGGAGTCCCCAGAAAGTCTGTTTTGAGTAAGCTCATCACTGGCTTCGCAGAGACCTGTGATGCTCACTGGCTGAACCAGTCCTACAATGTGGTTAATCATGCATTTGAAGAGAAGAGCAAACTGTTGGAGAAGGAGCCCCTTATTTTCCTCTCTCTTGCACTCGCACGGTCTTCTCTTCCTAATCTTTCTATAAATGTTGTGAGGAAGTtgataaagatggaagcatacCCACCTGTTGCAGCATGGTCGGCTATCATAGCGCATATGTGCCAAACTGCAACTGGTGCATTTCTTGCTGCTGACATGGTAATGGAGATTGGCTACCTTTTCCAGAATAATAGGGTTGATCCACGGAAGAAGAGCAACCGTCCATTGCTATTAATGAAGCCCAATTCATTGACCTTCAACATAATTCTGACTGCATCCCTTCTGTTTGGCACTACAAAAAAGGCGGAGCAGCTTCTTGAATTAATGCCTAGGATAGGGTTGAAGCCTGACGTCAGCTCGTTGATTGTTATGGCCCGGATATATGAACAGAATGGGCACAGAGATGAGATCCAGAAGCTGAGGAGACATGTTAATGAGGCCTGTGGCCTTAGTGAATCAGAGCTCAGGCAGTTTTATGATTGCTTGCTCTCCTGCCACTTGAAATTTGGAGATCTGGATTCTGCAGTGGATATGATATTGGATATGCTTAAAAAGGGTAAAAATACGAAACGTTCACTTGAAGCAGCTAAAGCAGTTCTTGAAGCAGTtgaaaacaacaaaatttatcttCCTTATGAGAAAACCAAGCCTGTTAATTCAGGTTCCTCGAACAAATCTGTATGTACTGACAGTCAAATGCTAAACTATATTTCATTCTTCAAAGATAAGAGCTTTGCAAGGCTTGAGTTAGATGCGAGAGAATTACTCAAGCTATTATCAGGTAAGCTTCAGGAACAAGTTGGGCTAGTAAAATCTGAATATGGTATCCTCTATCCAACTGAAACAATGTATGCCAAGCTTGTTAAAGCTTTTCTGGAAGCAGACAAGATCAGTGCATTGGCATCATTTCTTGTGAAAGCAAGCAAAGAGGATTCTCCTGTCTCTGTTGAAAGCTCCTTTGTTGTTCAAGTGATAAATGCATGTATTTCTCTTGGGTGGTTAGAGCAAGCACATGACCTTCTTGACGAGATGAGATTTTCTGGAATTAGAGTTGGTTCTACCATTTATTCATCTCTCCTAAAGGCATATTGCAAAGAGGGCCATCATGAAGATGACATAGCTGCACTTCTGAAAGACGCTCAACAAGCAGGTATTCAGCTTGATCCAAGCTGCTATGAGGATTTGATACAATCCAGAGCACATCACAATAATACCACAGGTGCTCTCAATCTTTTTAAAGAGTTGAAGAGTTTGAATATTTTGAAAGCTGGTCAGAATGAATTTGAGATGTTAGTACAAGGCTGCAATAACAATGGAGCTGCTTTGACAACTAAGCTAGTGGAGGAAGTCAGAAGTGGCCACCCGGTTAATCATGCTATTCATGACTGGAATAATGTTATCCATTTCTTCTGCAAGAAGAGATTGATGCATGATGCTCACAAAGCACTTGGCAAGATGAAAGCTTTAGGACACACGCCAAATGCACAGACATTCCATTCTTTAGTAACTGGTTATGCTGCTGTTGGTGGTAAATATGTAGAGGTGACAGATTTGTGGGGTGAAATGAAAGTTTTGGCCACCTCAAGTTCAATGAATTTTGATCAAGAGCTCCTGGACTCTCTGCTGTATTGCTTTGTGAGAGGCGGTTTCTTCCTTCGAGCCATGGAAGTTATAGAAATGATGGAAAAAGGCAAGATATTTATAGACAAATACAAGTACAAGTCCCTGTGGCTTAAATACCACAGAACATTGTACAAAGGTAAGGCTCCTAAAGTGCAAACAGAAGCACAACTGAAACGGAGGGAAGCAGCATTGCATTTCAAGAGATGGATTGGATTAACATGA
- the LOC127752487 gene encoding pentatricopeptide repeat-containing protein At1g03100, mitochondrial isoform X2 translates to MLRVGRICSRSSTRAVSSFLVGPRHLTGHESPHFLGSKCCWTNRTGAIGFLNTKLNIGSYGPCLSTLTETILVQAHDPSLLALEIENAIDQQRFDDAWRAYEKHIHMDGVPRKSVLSKLITGFAETCDAHWLNQSYNVVNHAFEEKSKLLEKEPLIFLSLALARSSLPNLSINVVRKLIKMEAYPPVAAWSAIIAHMCQTATGAFLAADMVMEIGYLFQNNRVDPRKKSNRPLLLMKPNSLTFNIILTASLLFGTTKKAEQLLELMPRIGLKPDVSSLIVMARIYEQNGHRDEIQKLRRHVNEACGLSESELRQFYDCLLSCHLKFGDLDSAVDMILDMLKKGKNTKRSLEAAKAVLEAVENNKIYLPYEKTKPVNSGSSNKSVCTDSQMLNYISFFKDKSFARLELDARELLKLLSGKLQEQVGLVKSEYGILYPTETMYAKLVKAFLEADKISALASFLVKASKEDSPVSVESSFVVQVINACISLGWLEQAHDLLDEMRFSGIRVGSTIYSSLLKAYCKEGHHEDDIAALLKDAQQAGIQLDPSCYEDLIQSRAHHNNTTGALNLFKELKSLNILKAGQNEFEMLVQGCNNNGAALTTKLVEEVRSGHPVNHAIHDWNNVIHFFCKKRLMHDAHKALGKMKALGHTPNAQTFHSLVTGYAAVGGKYVEVTDLWGEMKVLATSSSMNFDQELLDSLLYCFVRGGFFLRAMEVIEMMEKGKIFIDKYKYKSLWLKYHRTLYKGKAPKVQTEAQLKRREAALHFKRWIGLT, encoded by the coding sequence ATGCTTCGTGTTGGGAGAATTTGTTCAAGATCTTCAACCCGTGCTGTTTCTTCATTCCTGGTGGGTCCAAGACATTTGACTGGTCATGAAAGCCCACATTTCTTGGGCTCCAAGTGTTGTTGGACTAACCGGACTGGTGCAATTGGGTTCCTGAACACAAAGCTAAATATTGGTAGTTATGGTCCATGCTTATCAACTCTTACTGAAACAATTCTGGTCCAAGCTCATGACCCATCCCTGCTAGCATTGGAGATAGAGAATGCAATTGATCAGCAGAGGTTTGATGATGCATGGAGGGCTTATGAGAAGCATATTCACATGGATGGAGTCCCCAGAAAGTCTGTTTTGAGTAAGCTCATCACTGGCTTCGCAGAGACCTGTGATGCTCACTGGCTGAACCAGTCCTACAATGTGGTTAATCATGCATTTGAAGAGAAGAGCAAACTGTTGGAGAAGGAGCCCCTTATTTTCCTCTCTCTTGCACTCGCACGGTCTTCTCTTCCTAATCTTTCTATAAATGTTGTGAGGAAGTtgataaagatggaagcatacCCACCTGTTGCAGCATGGTCGGCTATCATAGCGCATATGTGCCAAACTGCAACTGGTGCATTTCTTGCTGCTGACATGGTAATGGAGATTGGCTACCTTTTCCAGAATAATAGGGTTGATCCACGGAAGAAGAGCAACCGTCCATTGCTATTAATGAAGCCCAATTCATTGACCTTCAACATAATTCTGACTGCATCCCTTCTGTTTGGCACTACAAAAAAGGCGGAGCAGCTTCTTGAATTAATGCCTAGGATAGGGTTGAAGCCTGACGTCAGCTCGTTGATTGTTATGGCCCGGATATATGAACAGAATGGGCACAGAGATGAGATCCAGAAGCTGAGGAGACATGTTAATGAGGCCTGTGGCCTTAGTGAATCAGAGCTCAGGCAGTTTTATGATTGCTTGCTCTCCTGCCACTTGAAATTTGGAGATCTGGATTCTGCAGTGGATATGATATTGGATATGCTTAAAAAGGGTAAAAATACGAAACGTTCACTTGAAGCAGCTAAAGCAGTTCTTGAAGCAGTtgaaaacaacaaaatttatcttCCTTATGAGAAAACCAAGCCTGTTAATTCAGGTTCCTCGAACAAATCTGTATGTACTGACAGTCAAATGCTAAACTATATTTCATTCTTCAAAGATAAGAGCTTTGCAAGGCTTGAGTTAGATGCGAGAGAATTACTCAAGCTATTATCAGGTAAGCTTCAGGAACAAGTTGGGCTAGTAAAATCTGAATATGGTATCCTCTATCCAACTGAAACAATGTATGCCAAGCTTGTTAAAGCTTTTCTGGAAGCAGACAAGATCAGTGCATTGGCATCATTTCTTGTGAAAGCAAGCAAAGAGGATTCTCCTGTCTCTGTTGAAAGCTCCTTTGTTGTTCAAGTGATAAATGCATGTATTTCTCTTGGGTGGTTAGAGCAAGCACATGACCTTCTTGACGAGATGAGATTTTCTGGAATTAGAGTTGGTTCTACCATTTATTCATCTCTCCTAAAGGCATATTGCAAAGAGGGCCATCATGAAGATGACATAGCTGCACTTCTGAAAGACGCTCAACAAGCAGGTATTCAGCTTGATCCAAGCTGCTATGAGGATTTGATACAATCCAGAGCACATCACAATAATACCACAGGTGCTCTCAATCTTTTTAAAGAGTTGAAGAGTTTGAATATTTTGAAAGCTGGTCAGAATGAATTTGAGATGTTAGTACAAGGCTGCAATAACAATGGAGCTGCTTTGACAACTAAGCTAGTGGAGGAAGTCAGAAGTGGCCACCCGGTTAATCATGCTATTCATGACTGGAATAATGTTATCCATTTCTTCTGCAAGAAGAGATTGATGCATGATGCTCACAAAGCACTTGGCAAGATGAAAGCTTTAGGACACACGCCAAATGCACAGACATTCCATTCTTTAGTAACTGGTTATGCTGCTGTTGGTGGTAAATATGTAGAGGTGACAGATTTGTGGGGTGAAATGAAAGTTTTGGCCACCTCAAGTTCAATGAATTTTGATCAAGAGCTCCTGGACTCTCTGCTGTATTGCTTTGTGAGAGGCGGTTTCTTCCTTCGAGCCATGGAAGTTATAGAAATGATGGAAAAAGGCAAGATATTTATAGACAAATACAAGTACAAGTCCCTGTGGCTTAAATACCACAGAACATTGTACAAAGGTAAGGCTCCTAAAGTGCAAACAGAAGCACAACTGAAACGGAGGGAAGCAGCATTGCATTTCAAGAGATGGATTGGATTAACATGA
- the LOC127785788 gene encoding FCS-Like Zinc finger 8-like, with translation MLRKRAKPSSSSGGSNKQQHEIAFDHGGGGGGAAAISAPKLLVPSSSGEASPEAVLMSPTSTLQTASATSPCSGRTTGAAATAVPFSRRRRPWDATRPVGLGLVGALNDDEDDDDGEVDAAPGDAAASSVLTGQIRLRVQTNYYAPCTEFGVKSGGAAVQYAPPPRRRWMLPREMMEEMSEDYTCVIARGANPRTTHIFDNRVVESSGDGEYFPPELWPPSAAGKGDGDGDGDFLRYCHGCSKDLGLGKDIFMYRGEKAFCSHECRYHEMLFDEGIEEL, from the exons ATGTTGAGGAAGAGAGCTAAGCCAAGTAGCAGTAGTGGAGGCAGCAACAAGCAGCAGCACGAGATTGCGTTtgatcacggcggcggcggcggcggcgcggctgccaTTTCGGCTCCCAAGCTGTTGGTGCCttctagctccggcgaggcctCGCCGGAGGCCGTCCTGATGAGCCCCACCTCCACTCTCCAGACGGCCAGCGCGACGTCCCCGTGTAGTGGACgtaccaccggcgccgccgccacggccgtcccgttctcccgccgccgccgcccttgggACGCGACGAGGCCCGTCGGGCTCGGGCTCGTCGGCGCCCtgaacgacgacgaggacgacgacgacggagaggTCGACGCCGCccccggcgacgccgcggcaTCGTCTGTCCTGACCGGGCAGATCAGGCTCCGGGTCCAGACGAACTACTACGCGCCGTGCACGGAGTTCGGCGTcaagagcggcggcgccgccgtgcagtacgcgcctcctcctcgccgccggtggatgTTGCCGAGGGAGATGATGGAGGAGATGTCGGAGGACTACACCTGCGTCATCGCGCGCGGGGCCAACCCGAGGACGACGCACATCTTCGACAACCGCGTCGTCGagagctccggcgacggcgagtacTTCCCGCCGGAGCTCTGGCCACCGAGCGCCGCCGGcaagggcgacggcgacggcgacggcgacttcTTGCGCTACTGCCATGGCTGCAGCAAGGACCTTGGCCTAGGCAAGGACATCTTCATGTACAG GGGTGAGAAGGCCTTCTGCAGCCACGAATGCCGCTACCACGAGATGCTATTCGACGAGGGCATCGAAGAACTCTGA